One stretch of Deltaproteobacteria bacterium DNA includes these proteins:
- a CDS encoding zinc ribbon domain-containing protein, with protein MSIQTRDEVLEELLTAEKPVCPHCGQVMSLYEVPPINYSDGLGWGVPYLYVCFNDECPPFCQGWDEIKEKYAHTASTRCLMYPGTTQVEYMPVFGKDGGKGQIMEKELMDQQKALEDEIKKGFLELAEYFGGKDHEKILQILLDSVRPARVRLKAAQMMGDFGVVESIEPMKNLKVGNAILGQAIKDAVFLIHERTFTRECPFCAEVIKTRANVCKHCNREVAGA; from the coding sequence ATGTCTATCCAGACCCGTGACGAAGTGTTGGAAGAGCTTTTAACAGCCGAAAAGCCGGTTTGTCCCCATTGCGGGCAGGTAATGAGCCTCTACGAGGTGCCGCCAATCAATTATTCGGACGGACTTGGCTGGGGCGTACCCTATCTTTATGTCTGCTTCAACGATGAGTGCCCGCCCTTCTGCCAGGGATGGGACGAGATAAAGGAAAAGTACGCGCACACGGCTTCCACCCGCTGCCTCATGTATCCCGGTACCACGCAGGTTGAGTACATGCCTGTTTTCGGTAAAGACGGCGGCAAGGGCCAGATAATGGAAAAGGAGTTGATGGACCAACAAAAGGCTCTGGAAGATGAAATCAAGAAGGGCTTTCTTGAGCTTGCTGAATACTTCGGTGGAAAGGACCACGAAAAGATACTGCAGATTCTGCTGGACTCGGTAAGGCCCGCGCGGGTGCGGTTGAAGGCCGCCCAGATGATGGGGGATTTCGGGGTGGTGGAAAGCATTGAACCCATGAAAAACCTGAAGGTGGGAAACGCCATTCTTGGTCAGGCAATAAAGGATGCAGTTTTCCTCATCCACGAGCGGACCTTCACCAGGGAGTGCCCGTTCTGCGCCGAAGTCATTAAGACAAGGGCGAATGTCTGCAAGCACTGCAATAGGGAAGTCGCCGGGGCCTGA
- a CDS encoding GDP-L-fucose synthase, which produces MEKSARIFLAGHLGMVGSAILRRLTALGHANVITRNRRQLNLTRQADVEDFFRSERPTHVFLAAARVGGIKANNDFPADFIRDNLLIQTNVIDAAHRFGAEKLLFLGSSCIYPRLCPQPIKEEYLLSGGLEPTNQWYAVAKIAGIKLCQALRRQHGFRAISLLPTNLYGLEDNFDLLSSHLLPALIRKAHLARLSQECDFEAIFRDEACFGPIPDNFREILLKGRPVLPVWGDGSPRREFLHVDDLADACVFLMDNYDSEEPLNVGTGKDETVLELARRIAGIVGFSGEIALLPELPGGTPKKQLDVSRISALGWFPQIALNRGIADTYEWYRKRLSQFVFS; this is translated from the coding sequence ATGGAAAAATCCGCCCGCATTTTTCTTGCAGGACACCTCGGCATGGTGGGCTCGGCGATCCTGCGCCGCCTTACCGCCCTTGGCCATGCCAACGTCATAACCCGGAACAGGCGTCAACTGAACCTTACCAGGCAGGCCGACGTGGAGGACTTTTTCAGGTCCGAAAGGCCCACCCACGTTTTTTTGGCAGCAGCCAGGGTGGGCGGCATAAAGGCGAACAATGACTTTCCCGCCGATTTCATAAGGGACAATCTTCTGATTCAGACCAACGTAATCGACGCGGCCCACAGGTTTGGCGCGGAGAAACTGCTTTTTCTGGGATCGAGCTGCATCTACCCAAGGCTCTGCCCACAGCCCATAAAAGAGGAGTATTTATTATCCGGCGGGCTTGAGCCCACAAATCAGTGGTACGCGGTGGCTAAGATCGCCGGGATCAAGCTCTGCCAGGCCCTTCGACGCCAGCACGGTTTCCGGGCCATAAGCCTTCTGCCCACCAATCTTTACGGCCTGGAGGACAACTTCGACCTTCTTTCAAGCCACCTTCTTCCCGCCCTCATCCGTAAGGCCCACCTCGCCCGGCTTTCCCAGGAATGTGATTTTGAGGCCATTTTCAGGGACGAGGCATGTTTCGGCCCCATCCCGGATAACTTCCGGGAGATTCTTTTAAAGGGCCGCCCGGTGCTGCCCGTCTGGGGTGACGGCTCCCCTCGCCGGGAATTTCTTCACGTGGATGACCTCGCGGATGCGTGCGTTTTCTTAATGGACAATTACGATTCCGAGGAGCCCTTAAACGTGGGGACCGGCAAGGACGAGACCGTGCTGGAACTCGCCCGGAGGATTGCTGGCATTGTCGGGTTTTCGGGAGAGATTGCGCTTTTACCGGAACTTCCGGGAGGAACGCCTAAAAAGCAGTTAGACGTTTCGCGCATTTCGGCTCTTGGCTGGTTTCCCCAAATCGCCCTGAACAGGGGAATAGCTGACACCTACGAATGGTACCGCAAGAGGCTTTCGCAATTTGTCTTTTCCTGA